Proteins co-encoded in one Thermoplasma sp. Kam2015 genomic window:
- a CDS encoding zinc ribbon domain-containing protein, with the protein GYVNKNNRHGSVFKCLNCGFELHADLNASRNIEVPGTSEYFRLMSASRSLRFDETSSTGEGETSSKLRSFSEE; encoded by the coding sequence TGGCTATGTAAATAAAAACAACAGGCATGGCTCGGTATTCAAATGCCTGAACTGTGGCTTCGAACTCCATGCGGATCTGAATGCCTCAAGGAACATCGAAGTGCCCGGTACATCTGAGTACTTCAGGCTGATGTCAGCCAGCCGATCGTTGCGGTTCGATGAAACCTCGTCTACGGGTGAAGGGGAGACCAGCAGCAAGCTCCGAAGCTTTAGCGAGGAGTAG